A stretch of the Betaproteobacteria bacterium genome encodes the following:
- a CDS encoding glycoside hydrolase family 3 C-terminal domain-containing protein: MRNAVASILCIAVVMHATLAKAATAGAKHGQGLEKAELMLSDWPRIKSAIAPDAQLEAKIKTIVDGMTLAQKIGQMTQPEIKNVTPSQVKEFYLGSVLNGGGSWPGGNKHAGINDWLKLADQYYDASMSTDMKIKVPVIWGTDAVHGHNNVFGATIFPHNIGLGAARDPELIREIGVSVGKAVRATGINWVFAPTLAVVQDSRWGRTYESFSDDGALVKAYGYAYTKGLQGQFGDDGNVVATAKHFIGDGGTVQGKDQGLNTSTVSKMINVHGMGYYGALSAGAQTVMASFHSWTDAASGIDHGKMHGSKLLLTEVLKHKIGFDGFVVSDWNGIAQVPGCSDAQCPQAINAGIDMVMVPDDWRNFIAKTIAQVQSGEIPMARIDDAVTRILRVKMRAGLFDLRPSKGKFAGQADAIVSRALARRAVQKSLVLLKNNHSVLPLKANQKILVVGKGADSLQDQTGGWSLTWQGTENSNADFPSGDSILAGIREQAGLKNVVFSESAVGVNPREFDVVIAVVGETPYAEGKGDIPPTESLRHSSRYPEDLAVLKAVHGKGKPVITVLLSGRVVYANDLLNASDALVAAWLPGTEGKGVTDVLFRNKAGRVNLDFHGRLPFAWPKNECPAAAGSLVMGDAHLFKRGYGLTYRNKNTVGVLPINEGPGCTEPGGMQIFGRSLHSAASLFVTSVTGTSFDTQVSKEVVGTLILPPANPAVRVETTQINTQQDARKVTWLSAARFLARSTDKINLQSYASRGGALKFEVVVLQSPERPVSMSIGCGLNCEGKIDTTELFKGAFGKGKQVVKIPLSCFAAYGADLSKVDVPFSVLTDGPWSAAFTNIEIVADAGKDVDAMICR, encoded by the coding sequence ATGCGCAACGCGGTTGCATCGATCCTGTGTATAGCAGTCGTGATGCACGCGACGTTGGCAAAAGCAGCCACCGCCGGGGCGAAGCACGGTCAGGGGCTGGAGAAAGCAGAATTGATGCTTTCTGATTGGCCGCGAATCAAGAGTGCTATCGCGCCCGACGCGCAATTGGAAGCGAAGATAAAGACAATCGTTGACGGAATGACCCTGGCGCAAAAAATTGGACAGATGACCCAGCCCGAGATCAAAAATGTCACCCCCTCGCAGGTCAAGGAGTTCTATCTTGGTTCAGTCTTGAATGGGGGCGGGAGCTGGCCTGGTGGAAACAAACATGCGGGAATCAATGATTGGCTGAAACTTGCGGACCAATATTACGACGCTTCGATGTCAACTGACATGAAGATCAAGGTTCCGGTGATTTGGGGCACGGACGCAGTCCATGGACACAACAACGTATTTGGCGCGACGATTTTCCCGCACAACATTGGGCTTGGTGCCGCGCGGGATCCTGAGTTGATACGCGAGATCGGCGTTTCTGTCGGCAAGGCGGTGCGCGCGACGGGCATCAACTGGGTTTTCGCGCCAACGCTTGCGGTTGTGCAGGATAGCCGCTGGGGACGAACCTATGAGAGCTTTTCGGATGATGGCGCCTTGGTGAAAGCCTATGGATACGCCTATACGAAGGGTCTGCAAGGCCAATTCGGGGATGACGGCAATGTCGTTGCAACGGCAAAACATTTCATTGGTGACGGCGGTACGGTGCAGGGAAAGGACCAGGGTCTCAATACATCCACCGTGTCAAAAATGATCAACGTCCATGGAATGGGCTACTACGGCGCGTTGTCGGCGGGGGCTCAGACGGTGATGGCCTCGTTTCATAGCTGGACCGATGCGGCATCCGGCATTGACCATGGAAAGATGCACGGCAGCAAGTTGCTCTTGACGGAAGTCTTGAAACACAAAATCGGATTCGACGGATTCGTTGTTTCCGACTGGAACGGGATCGCGCAAGTGCCTGGTTGCTCGGACGCCCAATGCCCGCAAGCGATCAATGCTGGCATTGACATGGTAATGGTGCCTGACGACTGGCGTAACTTCATCGCGAAAACGATTGCGCAAGTGCAAAGTGGTGAGATTCCGATGGCACGAATCGATGATGCCGTGACCCGCATTTTGCGCGTCAAGATGCGCGCGGGACTATTTGATCTCCGGCCCTCGAAAGGGAAGTTCGCCGGGCAGGCCGATGCGATCGTGTCAAGGGCACTGGCAAGACGCGCTGTGCAAAAGTCACTGGTGCTACTGAAGAATAACCATAGCGTGTTGCCGTTAAAGGCAAACCAAAAAATTCTGGTTGTCGGCAAGGGCGCCGATAGTCTGCAGGATCAAACGGGCGGCTGGTCACTGACCTGGCAGGGTACTGAAAATTCGAATGCTGATTTTCCATCTGGCGATTCGATCCTCGCGGGTATTCGCGAACAGGCGGGCCTGAAAAATGTGGTCTTCAGCGAATCCGCGGTGGGCGTCAATCCCCGCGAATTTGATGTCGTGATTGCCGTTGTCGGAGAGACGCCCTATGCGGAAGGAAAAGGAGATATTCCGCCGACAGAATCGCTGCGCCACAGTAGTCGATACCCCGAGGATCTGGCGGTATTGAAGGCGGTCCATGGGAAAGGCAAGCCGGTGATTACGGTACTGTTGTCCGGCCGCGTCGTGTATGCCAATGACCTGCTGAATGCGTCGGACGCCTTGGTGGCCGCATGGCTGCCGGGCACAGAAGGCAAGGGCGTTACCGATGTGCTCTTTCGAAACAAAGCGGGCCGGGTCAACCTGGACTTCCATGGTCGTCTCCCTTTCGCGTGGCCCAAGAATGAATGTCCTGCCGCGGCCGGATCGCTTGTCATGGGCGATGCTCATCTGTTCAAGCGAGGATATGGCCTGACATATCGAAACAAGAATACTGTCGGCGTATTGCCGATCAATGAAGGGCCGGGTTGCACGGAGCCCGGTGGCATGCAGATTTTCGGCCGGTCACTGCATTCCGCTGCCTCGCTATTTGTAACCAGCGTAACGGGAACGTCGTTCGATACGCAGGTAAGCAAGGAAGTCGTTGGCACACTAATCCTTCCCCCCGCCAATCCCGCCGTCCGGGTTGAAACCACCCAGATAAACACTCAACAAGATGCCCGGAAAGTAACTTGGCTAAGCGCAGCGCGATTTCTTGCCCGCTCGACGGACAAGATAAACCTGCAGTCCTATGCTTCCCGGGGTGGCGCGCTCAAGTTTGAAGTTGTGGTGCTTCAATCGCCAGAGCGGCCGGTGTCCATGTCAATCGGATGTGGATTGAATTGCGAGGGCAAGATTGACACCACTGAGTTGTTCAAGGGAGCCTTCGGCAAGGGCAAGCAAGTCGTGAAAATTCCGTTGTCCTGCTTCGCTGCGTACGGCGCGGATCTGTCAAAAGTTGATGTGCCATTTAGTGTGTTGACGGATGGGCCGTGGTCGGCGGCATTTACCAACATTGAGATTGTTGCTGACGCAGGCAAGGATGTGGACGCGATGATATGTCGTTGA
- a CDS encoding LacI family DNA-binding transcriptional regulator translates to MATIKDVARLAGVGLGTASRVVSGKGAVSKATAERVRKAIETLEFRPSHAARSLLTGSTQMIGVYIPLLKGTFYTPILQVIDTELRANGQHMVVAFGTGVGDARRQAIEGIEFLLERGCDGLIVMSNALHEQDIAALGPKQAKLVILNHYYRSIRDQCFSADHKQGGKLAAKTLLDLKHRKFAIIAGPSTSPDNVARIAGFLGELERCGVDPAKVLSFESDFSTEGGYLSAAKLVASKHKFTALFCANDEMAVGALSYFQEAGIAVPAKVSVLGYDDTQTAEYSSPRLSTVHIPWRDVTLNGLHWLLNRCYESNKPIERKFAVSITPRASLAAPSR, encoded by the coding sequence GTGGCGACAATAAAAGATGTGGCCCGTTTGGCGGGTGTGGGACTTGGTACGGCGTCGCGTGTCGTTAGCGGCAAAGGCGCGGTTTCCAAAGCGACAGCGGAGCGAGTCCGGAAAGCCATCGAAACCCTGGAATTTCGGCCGTCACACGCGGCGCGCTCCCTGTTGACTGGTTCAACGCAAATGATCGGGGTATACATTCCGCTTCTCAAGGGAACCTTCTATACACCGATACTGCAGGTCATTGACACGGAGCTGCGCGCAAACGGGCAGCACATGGTCGTTGCATTTGGAACCGGCGTCGGAGACGCGCGCCGTCAGGCGATCGAAGGCATCGAATTTTTGCTTGAAAGAGGCTGTGATGGCCTGATCGTCATGAGCAATGCGTTACATGAGCAGGACATCGCGGCATTAGGCCCCAAACAGGCGAAGCTCGTCATTTTGAATCACTACTACCGGAGCATTCGCGATCAGTGCTTTTCCGCAGACCATAAGCAGGGGGGAAAGCTTGCCGCGAAGACGCTGCTTGACTTGAAGCACAGAAAATTTGCAATCATTGCCGGCCCCTCGACGTCGCCTGATAACGTTGCACGCATTGCGGGCTTTTTGGGAGAACTCGAACGTTGCGGTGTTGACCCCGCCAAAGTACTTTCTTTCGAGAGTGACTTTTCGACGGAAGGGGGTTATTTGTCAGCGGCAAAATTGGTCGCATCCAAGCATAAATTTACCGCGCTTTTCTGTGCGAACGACGAGATGGCGGTGGGGGCGCTCTCATATTTCCAGGAGGCTGGTATTGCGGTTCCCGCGAAGGTTTCTGTTTTGGGATACGACGATACCCAAACCGCGGAATACTCTTCGCCGAGGCTTTCGACGGTCCATATTCCCTGGCGTGACGTGACGTTGAACGGACTCCACTGGCTGCTCAATCGCTGCTACGAATCGAACAAGCCGATTGAAAGAAAATTTGCGGTAAGCATCACGCCGCGCGCGTCTCTGGCAGCGCCATCGAGGTAG
- a CDS encoding TonB-dependent receptor: protein MPSLAMRPIAAAVSSVLFAASAAYAQQAPLPVDAKKKTDEVADTIVVTGIRLSVETSVNTKRNSDSIVEAISAEDIGKLPDVSIAESLARLPGLAGQRVGGRAQVIAIRGLSPDFAGTLLNGREQVTTGDNRSVEYDQFPSELINAATVYKTSDASLIGQGLSGTVDLKTIRPLDVSGRRVSLNARVESNSNGSVNDNTDSKGNRFSASYVDQFANRTVGVAVGFAHLDSPGQELHYKAWGYQDEANCLAHIADWGCSPLKGLPPGVTYLNGFEATAISRSQKRDGLMGVLEFKPNNNLHSTVDLYYSKFKKNETMRGLMGSMGDGWGGTPGATLSNVKTAPVGNSTTFVTAATFPGVENMVVRNDLNTREDVLKSVGWNTMFKVADGWSAVADLSYSSATRKENVIETYATAFDGTSKAKTTFNYVVNPDGGFPSMSPNVNFANVSTVKLTDPAGWGHDGLWKMPKVKDEIKAMRLEGKKDLSGAFSGLDFGANYTVRTKDREMNELAADLKNGRAPIAVPSNLLQPATSLGFAGIPGVLAYDVMGALTSLYDLKPQAVDQIINRNYEVSEKVTTAFAKLGIDTVVGGLPLTGNIGLQVIRTDQSSHGWSKLSGVFSEVTRGTTYNDVLPSLNLKLGLGDDRIVRFGLGKTLARARMDDMKAGADVNITKNTDGTTKWGGSGGNPELQPWRAKYIDLSFEQYIGKRSYVAFAGFYKELGTYIYTQQIIGNFSAFPNTSNPPLPTPQNPLGIFTRPANGEGGHVNGVELSTSLDASLVSAALEGFGMVASSSYTESSVSPDGPGSKAKLPGLSGVVSNLTLYYEKSGFSARVSQRYRSAFRGEINGLHNAREFTEILADKQIDMQTGYEFTSGSLKGLSVLLQVNNLTNSAYATKLGNGLGDAIAPAEYNKYGRQYLLGVNYKY from the coding sequence ATGCCATCCCTAGCCATGCGTCCCATTGCCGCCGCGGTATCCAGCGTGCTCTTTGCCGCAAGTGCCGCATATGCCCAACAAGCGCCGTTACCAGTCGATGCGAAGAAAAAGACGGATGAAGTCGCCGACACCATTGTGGTCACCGGTATCCGCCTGTCCGTTGAGACTTCGGTAAATACGAAGAGAAATTCCGATTCCATCGTCGAGGCGATCTCGGCTGAAGACATCGGCAAACTACCAGACGTCAGCATCGCCGAGTCACTGGCCCGCTTGCCTGGCTTGGCGGGACAGCGCGTGGGTGGCCGCGCCCAGGTGATCGCCATTCGTGGCTTGTCGCCTGACTTTGCGGGCACCCTGCTAAATGGGCGCGAACAGGTCACCACTGGCGACAACCGCTCGGTTGAGTACGATCAGTTTCCGTCGGAACTGATCAACGCCGCCACGGTTTACAAGACGTCGGATGCTTCGTTGATCGGCCAAGGACTGTCAGGTACCGTGGACCTGAAGACGATACGTCCGCTCGATGTCAGCGGTCGGAGGGTATCGCTGAATGCCCGCGTTGAATCCAACTCCAATGGTTCGGTCAACGACAATACGGACAGCAAGGGCAATCGCTTCAGCGCCTCCTATGTCGACCAGTTCGCCAACCGTACCGTCGGCGTGGCCGTGGGCTTTGCGCACCTGGATTCGCCAGGTCAGGAACTGCATTACAAGGCATGGGGCTACCAGGACGAGGCCAACTGCCTGGCACACATCGCTGATTGGGGTTGCAGCCCGCTAAAGGGCCTGCCACCCGGCGTCACCTACCTAAACGGTTTCGAAGCGACGGCCATCTCGCGTTCGCAGAAACGCGACGGCCTGATGGGCGTGCTGGAATTCAAGCCCAACAATAACTTGCACAGCACGGTTGACCTGTATTACTCCAAATTCAAGAAGAACGAAACCATGCGCGGCCTGATGGGCAGCATGGGTGACGGTTGGGGCGGAACCCCGGGCGCCACACTTAGCAACGTAAAAACCGCGCCGGTGGGTAACTCGACCACATTTGTGACCGCAGCCACGTTCCCGGGTGTGGAAAACATGGTGGTGCGCAATGACCTCAACACGCGCGAAGATGTGCTGAAGTCAGTGGGCTGGAACACGATGTTCAAGGTCGCCGACGGCTGGTCCGCTGTGGCGGACCTGAGTTACTCCAGCGCCACGCGCAAGGAAAACGTCATCGAAACCTACGCGACCGCTTTCGACGGTACGTCGAAAGCGAAGACCACGTTCAACTACGTTGTGAATCCTGACGGTGGCTTCCCGTCGATGTCACCTAACGTTAACTTTGCGAATGTCTCCACAGTCAAGTTGACTGATCCGGCCGGCTGGGGTCACGACGGTCTTTGGAAGATGCCCAAGGTCAAGGATGAGATCAAGGCGATGCGTCTCGAGGGCAAGAAAGATCTGTCAGGCGCCTTCAGTGGGCTGGATTTCGGTGCCAATTACACGGTCCGCACCAAAGACCGCGAGATGAATGAGCTGGCAGCCGACTTGAAGAATGGCCGTGCGCCCATTGCGGTGCCGTCCAACCTGTTGCAGCCCGCTACTTCACTGGGTTTTGCCGGAATTCCCGGCGTGCTGGCTTATGACGTAATGGGCGCATTGACCTCGCTCTATGACCTTAAGCCGCAGGCCGTCGACCAGATCATCAACCGCAATTACGAAGTCAGCGAAAAAGTCACCACTGCCTTTGCCAAGCTGGGCATTGACACCGTCGTCGGCGGATTGCCGTTGACCGGTAACATCGGTCTGCAAGTTATTCGTACCGACCAAAGCTCGCATGGCTGGTCCAAACTCAGTGGTGTATTCTCCGAAGTCACCCGCGGCACCACCTACAATGACGTACTGCCCAGCCTGAACCTGAAGCTCGGACTTGGCGATGACCGCATTGTTCGCTTTGGCCTTGGTAAAACACTTGCCCGTGCCCGCATGGATGACATGAAGGCAGGTGCCGATGTGAACATCACGAAGAACACCGATGGCACAACGAAATGGGGTGGCAGCGGTGGCAATCCGGAGTTGCAGCCCTGGCGCGCCAAGTATATCGACCTGTCGTTCGAGCAATACATCGGCAAGCGTAGCTATGTGGCGTTCGCCGGGTTCTACAAAGAACTGGGCACTTACATTTACACCCAGCAAATCATCGGCAACTTCTCGGCGTTCCCGAACACCAGCAATCCGCCGCTGCCTACGCCGCAGAACCCATTGGGTATCTTCACCCGGCCGGCAAATGGTGAAGGCGGCCACGTAAATGGGGTGGAACTGAGCACGTCGCTTGATGCCAGTTTGGTGTCTGCGGCGCTGGAAGGCTTCGGCATGGTGGCCAGTAGTTCGTATACCGAAAGCAGTGTTTCGCCTGACGGGCCGGGGTCGAAAGCTAAACTGCCTGGTTTGTCCGGTGTTGTATCCAACCTGACCTTGTATTACGAGAAGAGTGGATTTTCTGCCCGTGTCAGCCAACGATATCGCTCGGCATTCCGCGGCGAAATCAACGGGCTGCACAACGCGCGTGAATTCACGGAAATCCTGGCCGACAAGCAAATTGACATGCAGACCGGATACGAGTTTACGTCGGGAAGCTTGAAGGGGCTTTCAGTGCTGCTGCAAGTCAATAACCTGACAAACTCAGCCTATGCGACCAAGCTGGGTAACGGTCTTGGCGATGCTATTGCTCCCGCGGAGTACAACAAATACGGTCGGCAATATTTGCTGGGCGTGAACTACAAGTATTAA
- a CDS encoding beta-glucuronidase — protein MRLLKSGFLLWLVLLLPAAAEAEDLLTNVMNRKLTPLNGPWHYIVDPYETGYYNYRRQPYDQQKESSTSAFYNNYHAKNKAELVEYDFDLSPTLAVPGDWNSQQEKLFYYEGTIWLKRSFDFNLAKASNRLFVHFGAVNYLAEVYLNGIKLGTHEGGFTPFNFEVTRIVKPTNNYLVVKVDNTRRKEAVPTISTDWWNYGGITRDVVLIEEPGFFIHDYGIQLKKGAPNTVAGFVRLNGAHANEKVSIVIPELKIERAAAVNAEGIAQFEFEARNIKHWSPLSPKLYEVFIKTSGQTLKDNIGFRTIETRGADIVLNGKPIFLRGISIHEENAQKGSRAHSEADALIALTWARELGCNYVRLAHYPHNEHIIRLADKMGMLVWEEIPVYWTVDFANPATLANAKNQLSEVIIRDRNRASVIIWSMANETPPSETRNTFLLNLIAHSKSLDTTRLISAALETRQENGVSIVDDKIGVHLDIVAFNQYRGWYGGALHDAPDAKWDIRFDKPVVISEFGGDALQGLHGPREDRWTEEYQEYLYVQNLAMMEKIRNFRGLSPWILADFRSPRRVLPNIQDGYNRKGLISNRGVKKKAFFTLHDFYRKVELTYP, from the coding sequence ATGAGGCTGCTGAAATCCGGATTCCTGCTGTGGTTAGTACTGCTGTTGCCCGCAGCGGCCGAGGCGGAAGATCTTCTCACCAACGTGATGAACCGCAAGCTCACCCCGCTCAATGGTCCGTGGCACTACATCGTCGACCCGTATGAAACGGGCTATTACAACTACCGCCGTCAGCCCTACGACCAGCAGAAAGAGAGTTCGACTTCGGCCTTCTACAACAACTATCACGCGAAGAATAAAGCGGAACTCGTCGAATACGATTTCGATTTATCGCCGACGCTGGCCGTTCCAGGCGACTGGAATTCTCAGCAGGAAAAACTCTTCTACTACGAGGGAACGATTTGGCTGAAACGTTCCTTCGATTTTAATCTTGCCAAAGCGTCCAATCGACTGTTCGTGCATTTCGGTGCCGTCAACTATTTGGCCGAAGTCTATTTGAACGGCATTAAGCTGGGCACGCACGAAGGTGGTTTCACGCCTTTCAATTTCGAAGTCACTCGCATCGTCAAGCCGACGAATAACTACCTCGTCGTCAAGGTGGACAACACACGCCGCAAGGAGGCCGTGCCCACCATCAGCACGGATTGGTGGAACTACGGGGGCATTACCCGGGATGTGGTACTGATCGAGGAACCCGGGTTCTTTATTCACGATTACGGCATCCAGTTGAAGAAAGGCGCACCCAATACCGTCGCCGGCTTCGTGCGGCTGAACGGCGCGCACGCGAATGAAAAAGTTTCAATCGTCATTCCGGAACTGAAGATTGAACGCGCGGCCGCGGTGAATGCGGAGGGTATCGCCCAATTTGAATTCGAAGCCAGAAACATCAAACACTGGTCGCCGCTTTCACCGAAGCTCTATGAGGTTTTCATCAAGACTTCCGGGCAAACGCTCAAGGACAACATCGGCTTCAGAACCATCGAAACCCGCGGTGCCGATATCGTGTTGAACGGCAAGCCCATATTTCTCCGCGGCATTTCCATCCACGAAGAAAATGCACAGAAAGGTTCGAGGGCGCATAGCGAGGCCGACGCCCTCATCGCACTAACCTGGGCCAGGGAACTCGGCTGCAACTACGTGCGTCTGGCTCACTATCCTCACAATGAACACATCATCAGGCTGGCGGACAAAATGGGCATGCTGGTATGGGAGGAAATTCCTGTTTACTGGACTGTTGATTTCGCCAATCCGGCCACACTCGCCAACGCGAAAAACCAACTATCGGAAGTCATCATCCGTGACCGCAATCGCGCCTCCGTAATCATCTGGTCAATGGCCAATGAGACGCCTCCATCGGAAACGCGAAACACATTCCTGCTGAACCTGATCGCGCATTCGAAAAGCCTCGATACAACGCGACTCATCAGCGCCGCGCTGGAAACACGCCAGGAAAACGGCGTCTCAATCGTCGACGACAAGATCGGTGTGCACCTGGATATCGTCGCGTTCAATCAATACCGCGGCTGGTATGGCGGCGCGCTGCATGACGCGCCGGACGCAAAATGGGATATTCGCTTTGACAAGCCGGTGGTGATTTCGGAATTCGGCGGTGACGCGCTGCAAGGGTTGCATGGGCCGCGTGAGGATCGCTGGACCGAGGAATATCAGGAGTATCTGTATGTGCAAAATCTGGCGATGATGGAGAAGATCCGCAACTTCCGCGGGCTAAGTCCGTGGATCCTGGCCGATTTCCGTTCACCGCGACGGGTGTTGCCCAATATTCAGGACGGCTACAACCGCAAGGGGCTGATCTCCAATCGCGGCGTGAAGAAGAAGGCATTTTTCACATTGCACGATTTCTACCGGAAAGTGGAACTGACGTATCCGTAA
- a CDS encoding glycoside hydrolase family 3 C-terminal domain-containing protein, whose translation MCQITKDFARAFLTSFVLVLPLAPSLSFASTERRVNEKVEALLAQMTMEEKVGQLNQYSADWNVTGPVNFKGNHKDGIRAGHIGTMLNVMGTTYTRQHQEAAMQSRLKIPLLFGQDVIHGYKTTFPIPLAEAASWDMDAIRKSARIAATEAAASGIHWTFAPMVDIARDPRWGRVMEGAGEDTYLASRIAYARVKGFQGDKLGDINAVMACAKHFAAYGAAVGGRDYNSVDMSERMLRETYLPPFKAALDAGAATFMNSFNDLNGIPATGSKYLQRDILKGKWGFTGFVVSDWGSIGEMINHGYVKDSKGAALAAITAGSDIDMESNAYRNHLGQLVAENKVPMALVDDAVRRVLRKKFELGLFDDPYRFSDPAREKSVLDNPAHRKFAREMAAKSIVLLKNTDRILPLSRNVKTIAFIGPLVKTVKDNHGGWSVTFPGLDYSNFIVTQWDGLKNKLGNGTRLLYAKGSEVEGENRDGFAEAIEIAKQADVVIMSIGENAGMSGEAKSRSNIHLPGVQEELVKAIHATGKPVVVLINAGRPLIFNWTADNVPAILYTWWLGSEAGNAIADVLFGDINPSAKLPITFPRSEGQIPIYYNHFNTGRPSKTEMATQYTSAYTDLPNSPRFPFGHGLSYAEYQYADLKLDKPKVRGKETLNVTLSVTNTGKIQGEEIVQLYLRDLVSSVVRPVKELKDFQKIYLRPGETRAVTFVVDREKLSFYNEKLQWQAEPGEFELMIGASSADIRLRTTFELVE comes from the coding sequence ATGTGTCAAATCACCAAAGACTTCGCTAGAGCATTTCTCACTTCATTCGTGCTCGTGCTGCCGCTCGCGCCATCGCTTTCGTTCGCATCCACGGAAAGAAGGGTGAACGAAAAAGTCGAGGCCCTGCTCGCGCAAATGACCATGGAAGAAAAAGTTGGCCAGCTCAACCAGTATTCAGCCGACTGGAATGTCACCGGCCCGGTGAACTTCAAAGGCAACCACAAAGATGGAATTCGCGCTGGCCACATCGGCACGATGCTGAACGTGATGGGAACGACCTATACACGCCAGCACCAGGAAGCCGCGATGCAATCGCGGCTGAAAATCCCGTTGTTGTTCGGACAGGACGTGATCCACGGCTACAAGACCACCTTTCCCATTCCGCTTGCCGAAGCAGCCAGCTGGGATATGGACGCGATCAGGAAATCGGCGAGGATCGCGGCCACGGAAGCCGCGGCAAGCGGTATCCACTGGACCTTCGCGCCGATGGTGGATATCGCTCGCGACCCGCGCTGGGGGCGCGTCATGGAAGGCGCCGGTGAGGATACCTATCTCGCCTCGCGCATCGCCTATGCACGCGTGAAGGGATTTCAGGGTGACAAGCTCGGCGACATCAATGCCGTGATGGCCTGCGCCAAGCACTTTGCGGCCTATGGCGCGGCGGTCGGCGGGCGCGATTACAACTCAGTGGACATGAGCGAGCGAATGCTCCGGGAAACCTACCTGCCGCCGTTCAAGGCCGCGCTGGATGCCGGTGCCGCGACCTTCATGAACTCGTTCAATGACCTGAATGGCATTCCAGCGACCGGCAGCAAATATTTGCAGCGCGACATTCTAAAAGGCAAATGGGGGTTCACGGGATTTGTGGTTTCCGACTGGGGCTCCATTGGCGAAATGATCAATCACGGTTATGTGAAAGACAGCAAAGGGGCCGCCCTCGCCGCGATCACGGCCGGCAGCGACATCGACATGGAAAGCAACGCCTATCGCAACCATCTGGGCCAGTTAGTCGCGGAAAACAAAGTGCCAATGGCGCTGGTGGACGATGCCGTGCGCCGCGTGCTGCGAAAAAAATTTGAACTGGGACTTTTCGATGACCCCTATCGCTTCAGCGATCCGGCAAGGGAAAAATCGGTACTCGACAACCCCGCGCATCGCAAGTTCGCGCGAGAAATGGCGGCAAAGAGCATCGTCCTGCTGAAAAATACCGATCGCATTCTGCCGCTCTCACGGAATGTGAAGACCATCGCTTTCATTGGCCCCCTGGTGAAAACGGTCAAGGACAATCACGGTGGCTGGTCAGTCACGTTTCCGGGATTGGACTATTCAAATTTCATCGTTACGCAATGGGATGGCCTGAAAAACAAACTGGGCAACGGCACCCGGCTGTTGTACGCGAAAGGTAGCGAAGTCGAAGGCGAAAACCGTGACGGTTTCGCCGAGGCCATCGAGATCGCGAAGCAGGCGGATGTGGTCATCATGAGCATCGGCGAAAATGCTGGCATGAGCGGCGAAGCGAAGAGCCGCAGCAACATCCATTTGCCGGGTGTCCAGGAAGAACTCGTCAAGGCAATTCACGCTACCGGAAAACCCGTTGTGGTTCTGATCAATGCGGGCCGACCGCTGATCTTCAACTGGACCGCCGACAATGTGCCGGCCATCCTATACACATGGTGGCTTGGCAGCGAGGCCGGCAACGCCATCGCCGACGTTTTATTCGGCGACATCAATCCGTCCGCCAAGTTGCCGATCACGTTTCCGCGTAGCGAGGGCCAGATCCCCATCTACTACAACCACTTCAACACCGGTCGCCCGTCGAAGACCGAAATGGCGACGCAATACACCAGCGCCTATACCGACTTGCCTAACTCACCGAGATTTCCATTCGGCCATGGCCTGAGTTACGCCGAATACCAATATGCCGATTTGAAACTCGACAAGCCCAAGGTCCGTGGGAAGGAAACCCTGAATGTCACGCTGAGCGTTACTAACACCGGCAAGATTCAAGGCGAGGAAATCGTGCAATTGTATTTGCGAGACCTGGTCAGTTCCGTGGTGCGCCCCGTCAAGGAATTGAAGGACTTCCAGAAGATTTACCTGCGACCAGGCGAAACCCGGGCGGTCACGTTTGTCGTCGACAGGGAGAAGCTCTCCTTTTACAATGAAAAACTGCAATGGCAGGCGGAACCCGGCGAGTTTGAATTGATGATCGGCGCATCGTCGGCCGATATTCGGCTGCGAACGACTTTCGAGTTGGTCGAGTAG